TGAAGACCCGGTCCCTGATCATCCTGGCTCCCCCTGTCCCGGGCGGCACGGCCGCCCGGCCTCGACACGTGACGTAGCGCGGCACCGGGCAGGCCGGAAGACGCCCCCGCCCGGCCCGTTGCGCCGGATCGTCAGCTTGGCCATTGACGTGTGACTTTTTCCCACATAAAGGTTAGTGATGCGATCCGATGTATTGGTTCGTATTTCGATCTGTTTCCGGCGTCTCTCGGCGCGATCACTAGACATTCTGCCGCCGGTAATCGGTCGAGCGGCAGCGACGATCTTCGTCAAGCGCCCGTACACCCATTCCGGGTGTGCGATCCCCCACGTCTGCTCAGGACACGCATGCGCGCTTCATGGATCGGGAAAGCCGCCCGGCACTGGCGTCACGGCCGGATCGTCGGCCGCCGCTTCGCCGAGCGGCGCACCGCCATCGGCGCCGCGCTCCGCGCCGCCGGGCCGGACAGCGTGCTGCTCGCCGGCAATTCCCACGCGGAGTTCCTCGGAACGCCGGATTTCGGCGGCCGGCCCTGCATCAACCTCGCCGTTGGCGGCAGCACCGCGGCCGATTGCGCCAGGCATCTGGCGGCTCTGCGCGTTCCGGTCCGCTGCGCGGCCTCGGTGCTGATCATCGGCACCAACGACATCCAGCGCTGGCGGCATCCGGAGCGAGCCCGGAGCGTCGAGCGCTTCGAGGCGCAGGCCCGATGCATCCTGCGGATCCTGGAGGGCTGGTCGGCGCGGGTCCTCGTGGCCGCCGTCCCGCCGATCGGGGCCTGGGCGACCGGCCGGGATCCGGCCGCGATCGCCGCCTTCTCCGGCCGCCTCGCGGCGCTCTGCGCGGAGCGGGGCCACGGCTTCATCGACCCGTTCGCGGCCCTGCGCGACGGTCCCGGGGGCCTTGCCGGGCCGGGCCTGTACCGGGACGGCGTCCATCTCGCCGATTACACGGCCCTGGCCGCCGAGATCGTCCGCCTGGCGGTGACCGATCCGGCCCTGTCCGCGCCGCGGACGGTCCGCGCGGTTGCGCCGGCCTCGGCGCCGCCCCTGCGGGTCCTGCACGCGGCCTGGGGCCTCCGCCCATGAGCCTCCGCGCCCGCCCGG
This window of the Methylobacterium tardum genome carries:
- a CDS encoding SGNH/GDSL hydrolase family protein, encoding MRASWIGKAARHWRHGRIVGRRFAERRTAIGAALRAAGPDSVLLAGNSHAEFLGTPDFGGRPCINLAVGGSTAADCARHLAALRVPVRCAASVLIIGTNDIQRWRHPERARSVERFEAQARCILRILEGWSARVLVAAVPPIGAWATGRDPAAIAAFSGRLAALCAERGHGFIDPFAALRDGPGGLAGPGLYRDGVHLADYTALAAEIVRLAVTDPALSAPRTVRAVAPASAPPLRVLHAAWGLRP